In Malus sylvestris chromosome 15, drMalSylv7.2, whole genome shotgun sequence, a single genomic region encodes these proteins:
- the LOC126603964 gene encoding uncharacterized protein LOC126603964 isoform X2, with translation MGGGDDDGDRSRNRKGPWTPPGRPYEAKEEDMKIWGILVFGLIGATATTLALFRSPSTGRGSGNSFRTAFQEEAWKRYNRRMQEEYEEEMERVERIRRMQNVFNRERNKHKRTYESWRENSQGGYHQQFQREDWYWKTDTSFKDRRSNYRETPRENANYLLSHHYSVLGLDRFRKAPYSDAEIKTAFRTKAKQFHPDQNQNNKEAAEAKFKEVMTSYEAIKKERGN, from the exons ATGGGCGGCGGCGACGACGACGGTGATCGGAGTAGGAATAGGAAAGGGCCGTGGACGCCGCCGGGAAGACCGTATGAGGCAAAAGAGGAAGACATGAAGATTTGGGGGATTCTGGTGTTTGGTCTAATTGGCGCCACCGCCACCACTCTCGCC TTGTTCAGATCACCGTCGACAGGGAGAGGAAGTGGCAATTCATTCCGGACAGCTTTTCAGGAGGAAGCATGGAAAAGATATAACCGTCGGATGCAAGAGGAGTATGAAGAAGAAATGGAGAGAGTG GAACGTATTAGGCGTATGCAAAATGTTTTCAATAGAGAGAGGAACAAACACAAAAGGACCTATGAGAGCTGGAGGGAAAACAGTCAAGGTGGATATCATCAGCAATTCCAGCGAGAGGATTGGTATTGGAAGACTGATACATCCTTTAAAGACAGGAGGAGTAACTACAGGGAAACTCCTAGAGAAAATGCCAACTATTTGTTATCACATCACTACTCAGTTTTAGGCCTTGACAG GTTTAGAAAGGCACCTTACTCGGATGCGGAGATTAAG ACAGCATTTAGGACCAAGGCGAAGCAGTTTCACCCCGACCAGAACCAAAACAACAAAG AGGCTGCTGAAGCAAAGTTTAAAGAGGTAATGACGTCGTATGAGGCAATAAAGAAAGAGAGGGGGAACTGA
- the LOC126603963 gene encoding squalene monooxygenase SE1-like, whose protein sequence is MADQYLLGWIFATVLGVVFLYRALAKRSDEKGRGLVEEENRSECVKSVMVSNGECRSTDGDVDVIIVGAGVAGAALAHTLGKDGRRVHVIERDLTEPDRIVGELLQPGGYLKLIELGLEDCVEQIDAQRVFGYALFKDGKNTRLSYPLEKFHSDVSGRSFHNGRFIQRMREKAATLPNVRLEQGTVTSLLEEKGTIKGVQYKTKTGEEMTAYAPLTVVCDGCFSNLRRTLCDPKVDVPSCFVGLVLENCNLPHANHGHVILADPSPILFYKISSTEVRCLVDVPGQKVPSISNGEMAKYLKTVVAPQIPPQIYDSFVAAVDKGTIRTMPNRSMPAAPYPTPGALLMGDAFNMRHPLTGGGMTVALSDIVVLRNLLKPLGNLNDPSTLSKYLESFYTLRKPVASTINTLAGALYKVFSSSPDQARKEMRQACFDYLSLGGVFSTGPVSLLSGLNPRPLSLVLHFFAVAVYGVGRLLLPFPSPKRAWIGARLISSASGIIFPIIKAEGVRQMFFPATVPAYYRAPVSSEKQLKKTEGCVN, encoded by the exons ATGGCGGATCAGTACTTGCTCGGATGGATCTTCGCCACCGTGCTGGGCGTCGTGTTTCTTTACAGAGCGCTGGCGAAGAGGAGCGACGAGAAAGGGAGAGGTTTGGTGGAGGAGGAGAATAGGAGCGAGTGCGTGAAGAGCGTGATGGTCTCCAACGGAGAATGCAGATCCACTGACGGCGACGTCGACGTCATCATCGTCGGTGCGGGTGTCGCCGGCGCCGCTCTCGCTCACACTCTCGGCAAG GATGGACGTCGGGTGCATGTGATTGAACGAGACTTGACAGAGCCAGACCGAATTGTTGGTGAATTACTACAACCTGGAGGCTACCTTAAATTAATTGAGCTGGGACTTGAAG ATTGTGTGGAGCAAATTGATGCTCAGCGGGTTTTTGGATATGCTCTTTTCAAGGATGGGAAAAATACTAGATTGTCTTATCCCTTGGAGAAATTTCACTCAGATGTGTCTGGGAGGAGCTTTCACAATGGCCGTTTCATACAGAGAATGAGGGAGAAGGCTGCAACTCTTCCCAA TGTGCGATTGGAGCAAGGAACGGTTACTTCACTGCTTGAAGAAAAGGGAACAATTAAAGGTGTGCAATACAAGACTAAAACTGGCGAAGAGATGACCGCATATGCACCTCTTACTGTTGTTTGTGATGGCTGTTTCTCCAACTTGCGTCGCACTCTTTGTGATCCTAAG GTGGATGTGCCTTCTTGTTTTGTTGGGTTGGTTCTGGAGAATTGCAATCTTCCACATGCTAATCACGGACATGTTATATTAGCAGACCCTTCTCCTATTTTGTTCTATAAAATCAGTAGCACAGAGGTTCGCTGTCTGGTTGATGTACCTGGACAAAAAGTTCCCTCCATTTCAAATGGTGAAATGGCAAAGTATTTGAAGACTGTGGTGGCTCCTCAG ATTCCCCCTCAAATTTATGATTCCTTCGTAGCTGCAGTGGATAAGGGTACCATAAGGACAATGCCAAATAGAAGCATGCCCGCCGCTCCCTACCCAACTCCTGGAGCTCTATTGATGGGGGATGCATTCAACATGCGCCACCCTCTGACAGGCGGAGGAATGACTGTGGCCTTGTCTGATATTGTTGTGCTGCGGAATCTTCTTAAGCCTTTGGGCAACCTAAATGATCCATCTACACTGTCCAAATATCTGGAATCCTTCTACACTCTTCGCAAG CCAGTGGCATCCACAATAAATACATTGGCAGGTGCCCTTTACAAGGtcttttcttcttcacctgATCAAGCAAGGAAGGAAATGCGCCAGGCTTGCTTTGACTATCTAAGTCTCGGAGGTGTATTCTCTACAGGACCAGTCTCTCTGCTTTCGGGGTTGAACCCTCGCCCCTTGAGTTTGGTTCTCCATTTCTTTGCCGTTGCAGTGTATGGTGTTGGTCGTCTGTTGCTGCCATTTCCATCACCTAAACGCGCCTGGATTGGAGCCAGATTAATTTCT AGTGCCTCAGGAATCATATTCCCCATAATCAAGGCGGAAGGAGTTCGACAAATGTTTTTCCCCGCAACTGTTCCGGCATATTACAGAGCACCCGTCTCAAGCGAGAAGCAGCTGAAAAAGACTGAAGGTTGCGTAAACTGA
- the LOC126603964 gene encoding uncharacterized protein LOC126603964 isoform X1: protein MGGGDDDGDRSRNRKGPWTPPGRPYEAKEEDMKIWGILVFGLIGATATTLAVSQLRRTVDWVYTQLFRSPSTGRGSGNSFRTAFQEEAWKRYNRRMQEEYEEEMERVERIRRMQNVFNRERNKHKRTYESWRENSQGGYHQQFQREDWYWKTDTSFKDRRSNYRETPRENANYLLSHHYSVLGLDRFRKAPYSDAEIKTAFRTKAKQFHPDQNQNNKEAAEAKFKEVMTSYEAIKKERGN from the exons ATGGGCGGCGGCGACGACGACGGTGATCGGAGTAGGAATAGGAAAGGGCCGTGGACGCCGCCGGGAAGACCGTATGAGGCAAAAGAGGAAGACATGAAGATTTGGGGGATTCTGGTGTTTGGTCTAATTGGCGCCACCGCCACCACTCTCGCC GTTTCTCAGCTCCGTAGGACTGTTGATTGGGTGTATACACAG TTGTTCAGATCACCGTCGACAGGGAGAGGAAGTGGCAATTCATTCCGGACAGCTTTTCAGGAGGAAGCATGGAAAAGATATAACCGTCGGATGCAAGAGGAGTATGAAGAAGAAATGGAGAGAGTG GAACGTATTAGGCGTATGCAAAATGTTTTCAATAGAGAGAGGAACAAACACAAAAGGACCTATGAGAGCTGGAGGGAAAACAGTCAAGGTGGATATCATCAGCAATTCCAGCGAGAGGATTGGTATTGGAAGACTGATACATCCTTTAAAGACAGGAGGAGTAACTACAGGGAAACTCCTAGAGAAAATGCCAACTATTTGTTATCACATCACTACTCAGTTTTAGGCCTTGACAG GTTTAGAAAGGCACCTTACTCGGATGCGGAGATTAAG ACAGCATTTAGGACCAAGGCGAAGCAGTTTCACCCCGACCAGAACCAAAACAACAAAG AGGCTGCTGAAGCAAAGTTTAAAGAGGTAATGACGTCGTATGAGGCAATAAAGAAAGAGAGGGGGAACTGA